Proteins co-encoded in one Myotis daubentonii chromosome 8, mMyoDau2.1, whole genome shotgun sequence genomic window:
- the C8H18orf63 gene encoding uncharacterized protein C18orf63 homolog, whose product MNDSRQQSLFFITLPDLQKLCAVKIILHNGVADTEIRSTQIKMCRQLLFLHQDILVSPVPGIFSQIWVVMAIPFYKAGKLNAYIEKYGAKVEAPRRVIPVILQNCLSYSLTARLAPAWNKTGHLLVQGREFLSQMGKQNAVALDINVTETQVCLSIEAYTIRLPPPELKEFDISQSIIKDFDTHKNGVIEGHSILSNWCYVLPSMKMGKILSILHTTPPDCPFHSYKDFQMHWDDLYGYKLPEDGGNIKIYCNIYFKMIGERIFTYPLSCIRSQPIQFFPRVDLEDVLKSFLSDLKSKLPHICGFPIKMTTKPCYSTQELTKPSIQENKVKPPNLTSKQMFRTSLTQAPSIGPSLAQHPLSRSVSIDHKVEPWASQQNTCVFSALNLKPESAQSRKTSLSDKAPQVHLEVPKSTRGNTLVQDTNFSSQSNKAPKFIPIFKTRSLQMNKNVLEPENLKRKQLVTESKLFSFKTNVVQDDKLNLDPAIEKRYNCNVQMEVRNLNQKTFRPLQEKESMTKYLPSNKKSSAVSMNRNKQLSNSSGLQMSNKSLGMLKSAIDCQVNGKEILTSKHIAQILEKGHESLKVKRPHIFESDTEMEGSQLLQQSVSKTKEVDISDHRHIAGRTAHRPNRKLCQESSKPTKQPHSSNVHYGQSSSSMNQIHDLDKSKPKKSLTSPQAYNRCESRKYP is encoded by the exons ATGAATGATTCTAGGCAGCAGTCACTGTTCTTCATCACacttccagatttacagaaactCTGTGCCGTCAAGATAATATTGCATAATGGGGTGGCAGATACCGAGATTAGAAGTACACAAATTAAGATGTGCag GCAGTTGCTGTTTTTGCACCAAGATATTCTTGTATCACCTGTGCCTGGAATATTTAGCCAAATTTGGGTGGTGATGGCG ATACCATTTTATAAAGCTGGAAAACTTAATGCCTATATTGAAAAATATGGAGCTAAG GTAGAGGCACCACGAAGAGTAATTCCTGTAATTCTTCAAAACTGCCTTTCATATTCACTCACGGCCAGACTTGCTCCAGCCTGGAATAAAACTGGCCATCTCTTGGTGCAAG GAAGAGAATTTCTTTCTCAGATGGGAAAGCAAAATGCTGTTG catTAGACATCAATGTAACCGAAACTCAAGTTTGTCTAAGTATAGAAGCTTATACAATCAGACTGCCACCACCTGAG CTAAAAGAATTTGATATTTCTCAAAGCATTATTAAGGACTTTGATACTCACAAGAATGGTGTCATTGAGGGCCATTCAATTTTAAGCAACTGGTGCTACGTTTTGCCAAG TATGAAAATGGGGAAGATATTAAGTATTCTTCATACCACACCTCCTGACTGTCCTTTTCACTCATATAAAGATTTCCAGATGCACTGGGACGACCTg TATGGCTACAAACTTCCAGAAGATggtggaaatattaaaatatactgcAACATCTACTTCAAAATGATAGGAGAAAGGATCTTTAC ATATCCTCTCAGTTGCATCAGAAGTCAGCCCATACAGTTCTTTCCAAGGGTAGATTTGGAAGATGTGTTGAAAAGTTTTCTTTCAGATTTAAAATCTAAACTGCCCCATATATGTGGGTTTCCCATAAAGATGACAACAAAACCGTGCTACTCTACACAAGAACTAACTAAACCGAGTATACAG GAAAACAAAGTCAAGCCACCCAATCTGACCTCTAAACAAATGTTCAGGACCTCTCTGACTCAGGCCCCTTCCATAGGACCCTCCCTGGCTCAACATCCTTTATCGAGATCAGTGTCCATAGACCACAAGGTGGAGCCTTGGGCCAGCCAGCAGAATACCTGTGTGTTCTCAGCTCTGAACCTCAAGCCAGAATCTGCTCAGAGCAGAAAGACGTCCCTCTCTGACAAGGCACCACAAGTACATTTGGAAGTACCAAAGTCCACCAGAGGAAATACTCTAGTTCAAGACACTAATTTTAGCTCCCAAAGTAACAAGGCCCCTAAATTCATACCAATTTTCAAAACTCGATCAttacagatgaataaaaatgTCTTAGAGCCTGAAAACCTGAAAAGAAAACAACTTGTTACAGAATCCAAGTTGTTTTCATTTAAGACCAATGTGGTCCAGGATGACAAACTGAATTTAGATCCAGCTATAGAAAAAAGATATAATTGTAACGTTCAGATGGAAGTTAGAAATTTAAACCAGAAGACTTTTAGACCTctgcaagaaaaagaaagtatgacAAAATATCTCCCTTCTAACAAAAAATCGTCAGCTGTGAGTATGAATAGAAATAAGCAATTATCTAATAGTTCAGGATTGCAGATGTCAAATAAGAGTTTAGGTATGCTAAAAAGTGCCATTGACTGCCAAGTGAATGGAAAAGAAATTTTAACAAGCAAACACATAGCACAAATTTTAGAAAAGGGACATGAGTCACTAAAAGTGAAAAGACCACACATTTTTGAATCAGACACAGAAATGGAAGGTTCCCAACTACTTCAACAATCAGTCAGTAAAACTAAAGAAGTTGATATCAGTGACCACAGACATATAGCAGGCAGGACAGCCCACAGGCCTAACAGAAAACTATGTCAGGAATCTTCAAAACCTACAAAGCAGCCTCATTCCAGTAATGTCCACTACGGACAATCCAGTTCTTCTATGAACCAg ATACATGACTTGGACAAATCAAAACCTAAGAAATCTCTCACCAGCCCTCAAGCTTATAACAGATGTGAAAGCAGGAAATATCCATAA